In Primulina eburnea isolate SZY01 chromosome 14, ASM2296580v1, whole genome shotgun sequence, the following proteins share a genomic window:
- the LOC140812411 gene encoding uncharacterized protein, whose product MANAKKAASHQASQHEQQRKQAQEEERREEERESAGSKSPTIAGELEELRKKVKALEGQAVSKGGIFVIKGCPFSDIIVREPLPGHFKSAKIKDYDGSSDPEEHLARFENMAMLHCYEDPIKCKVFLTTLVDSAQRWFEGLAPQSICCFEDFQKVFLHQFSSSKKYKKTAFSLFEVKQRQDETLRAYLKRFNRVALDVPTCAPETKTTAFMQGLWEGDFFRSLTKKLPENFEDLLSRAEKYINMEEAQNQKREALKRARGDRTYKTEERAPKKSGGGHFPHVPLKMARDREIQECRSNEVLPPRSEVRISKPEQKRYCTLHKNCAHDTNQCRVLGRNANRRPVSAPHPPRERSKQPPWLSRRSSLNIPQRTMSTSSGRRGGETSTREERIKPAGGEDPSPSRGVIKMISGGATDGDSNRARKARGRRECLEVDNKRRDEPIISFGPEDLQGVSLPHNDALVIQARIANYDVLRIFVDNGSSVNVIFKDALIQMDLHEYQLETVETALFGFAGHAVYPEGEIALPLTLGTGDLRKTVITTFTVVDAPSSYNVIIGRPAMNEMRAVASTYHQKIKFPVKGQVGEVKGDQPSSRRCYGETVRIDQKKARREGKGKEHQEEAREGEVHFVTEEEQESVEIESGKTIRIARDICATTRVKLLQCLKTNADIFAWSQQELTGISPQVAEHRLNILPGSRPIKQKKRHFGPEKDKIIEKQVEALLRAGQIREVHFPSWLSNVVLVPKSTGKWRMCVDFRDLNKACPKDCYPLPRIDQLVDSTSGCEILSFLDAYQGYHQIPLATEDQDKASFVTSGGTFCYVVMPFGLKNAGATYQRLMNLVFQKQIGRNIEVYVDDILIKTREVAHFIDDLIETFATLKQYRIKLNPAKCVFGVKSGKFLGFMVTDRGIEVNPEKIRAIMDMPSPQSVRDVQKLTGKIAALSRFISRSAHRSYPFFQVLRKAQKFGWDDNCEQAFQNLKKHLAELPVLAKPEPGEKLWVYLSATEIAVSSVLVKEEGTDQKPVYYVSHALRGAEMRQ is encoded by the coding sequence ATGGCTAACGCCAAAAAGGCTGCTTCTCACCAGGCCAGTCAGCATGAACAGCAGCGTAAGCAAGCACAAGAGGAAGAGAGAAGGGAAGAAGAAAGGGAAAGCGCAGGTTCTAAATCCCCCACTATCGCTGGAGAATTGGAAGAATTAAGAAAAAAAGTGAAAGCATTGGAAGGGCAGGCTGTCTCCAAGGGCGGTATTTTTGTAATCAAAGGCTGCCCATTCTCTGACATCATCGTCCGGGAACCACTTCCCGGGCATTTCAAGTCGGCAAaaatcaaagattatgatggaaGCTCTGACCCTGAGGAACACCTAGCGCGTTTCGAAAATATGGCCATGTTGCACTGCTATGAAGACCCAATCAAATGTAAAGTATTTCTTACCACTCTGGTCGATTCTGCACAGAGATGGTTTGAAGGGTTGGCGCCACAAAGCATCtgttgctttgaagattttcaaaaagtGTTCTTGCATCAATTTAGCAGCAGTAAAAAGTACAAAAAGACCGCCTTCAGTTTATTCGAAGTAAAGCAAAGGCAAGATGAAACCCTGAGGGCTTATCTCAAAAGATTCAATCGGGTGGCCCTTGATGTGCCGACCTGTGCACCTGAGACAAAAACCACCGCATTTATGCAAGGGTTATGGGAAGGGGATTTCTTCCGATCCTTAACCAAAAAACTGCCTGAAAATTTTGAGGATCTCCTGTCACGAGCGGAGAAATATATCAATATGGAAGAAGCGCAAAACCAGAAAAGAGAGGCCTTGAAAAGAGCAAGAGGAGATCGGACTTACAAAACTGAAGAAAGAGCTCCTAAGAAAAGTGGTGGGGGTCATTTCCCCCATGTGCCTTTAAAGATGGCTCGGGACAGAGAGATTCAAGAGTGCAGGTCAAATGAAGTCCTTCCTCCCCGTTCAGAGGTCAGAATCTCCAAGCCAGAACAAAAAAGGTACTGTACCCTTCATAAAAATTGTGCTCACGACACTAATCAGTGCCGAGTCCTAGGAAGAAATGCTAATAGACGTCCCGTGTCCGCGCCTCACCCGCCACGAGAACGATCTAAACAACCACCCTGGTTGTCCAGACGTTCATCGCTGAATATTCCCCAAAGAACGATGAGCACTTCAAGTGGAAGACGAGGAGGAGAAACGAGTACCCGGGAAGAGAGAATCAAGCCAGCGGGAGGAGAGGATCCTTCTCCGAGTCGAGGAGTAATCAAAATGATTTCGGGGGGAGCTACTGATGGCGACTCTAATCGGGCAAGGAAGGCAAGGGGTAGGAGGGAGTGTCTAGAAGTTGATAATAAAAGAAGAGACGAGCCGATTATAAGCTTTGGACCAGAAGATCTCCAAGGAGTGAGTTTACCTCACAATGATGCGCTGGTCATTCAGGCCCGCATCGCCAACTATGACGTGTTAAGAATTTTCGTGGATAATGGGAGCTCTGTCAATGTTATTTTCAAAGATGCCCTCATCCAAATGGATCTGCATGAATACCAGCTGGAAACTGTGGAAACCGCCCTGTTCGGGTTTGCTGGGCACGCCGTGTATCCAGAAGGGGAAATTGCTCTACCCCTGACTCTGGGCACTGGAGACTTGAGAAAAACTGTCATAACTACTTTCACAGTAGTGGACGCCCCATCTTCATATAATGTCATCATAGGGAGACCAGCCATGAATGAAATGAGAGCAGTGGCCTCGACGTACCACCAAAAGATCAAATTCCCAGTGAAAGGACAGGTCGGAGAAGTCAAGGGCGACCAGCCCTCTTCTCGAAGATGTTATGGAGAAACAGTCCGAATTGATCAGAAGAAGGCAAGAAGGGAAGGGAAGGGGAAAGAACACCAGGAAGAAGCCCGGGAAGGGGAAGTACACTTTGTGACGGAAGAAGAGCAAGAATCGGTGGAGATCGAGTCGGGAAAGACTATCCGGATAGCTCGGGACATCTGCGCCACCACCCGGGTAAAACTCTTGCAATGTTTAAAAACTAATGCCGATATCTTTGCTTGGTCTCAGCAGGAACTGACCGGGATCTCGCCCCAAGTGGCCGAGCATAGACTAAATATCCTCCCAGGGTCCCGGCCAATTAAGCAAAAAAAGCGACATTTCGGCCCGGAGAaagataaaataattgaaaaacaggTCGAAGCATTGCTGAGGGCTGGACAAATTAGGGAAGTCCATTTCCCTTCTTGGCTATCGAATGTAGTTCTCGTCCCAAAGTCTACTGGGAAATGGAGAATGTGCGTAGATTTCAGAGATCTGAATAAAGCTTGCCCGAAGGATTGTTACCCACTCCCTCGGATTGATCAGCTAGTCGATTCCACTTCTGGGTGTGAAATCTTGAGCTTTTTGGATGCATATCAGGGATATCATCAGATCCCTTTAGCTACAGAAGATCAAGACAAAGCTAGTTTCGTCACGTCTGGGGGAACTTTCTGCTATGTTGTAATGCCTTTTGGACTAAAAAATGCAGGGGCTACATATCAACGACTGATGAATCTTGTCTTTCAAAAACAGATAGGCCGAAATATTGAagtatatgtggatgacattttGATTAAAACCCGAGAAGTCGCCCATTTCATCGATGATCTGATCGAAACCTTCGCCACTTTGAAGCAGTATAGGATAAAACTTAACCCGGCCAAATGTGTGTTTGGGGTTAAGAGTGGCAAATTCTTGGGGTTCATGGTCACGGATCGAGGAATCGAAGTCAACCCAGAAAAAATCAGGGCCATCATGGATATGCCCTCTCCTCAGTCGGTTCGAGATGTGCAAAAACTGACAGGGAAAATTGCAGCCTTATCACGCTTCATTTCCCGATCTGCACACCGTAGCTATCCTTTCTTTCAAGTTCTGAGGAAAGCACAGAAATTCGGCTGGGATGACAACTGCGAGCAGGcctttcaaaatttgaaaaaacacTTGGCTGAATTGCCTGTCTTAGCAAAACCCGAGCCCGGAGAAAAATTGTGGGTCTATCTCTCAGCCACCGAAATTGCTGTTAGTTCCGTGCTCGTCAAGGAAGAAGGGACCGATCAGAAGCCTGTCTACTATGTCAGTCACGCCCTTCGCGGAGCCGAAATGAGACAGTGA
- the LOC140813310 gene encoding uncharacterized protein isoform X2 encodes MQLHQVSTELEDVLWERRELEKQLHMSIKECRMTDVMLTELKKEHYDAIAQIELLGGEVRDLKDEIRRIKEVEGKSFWDDKGVDDETKGSYTENSINSRTSLPSRYGNISHGMSPEIIQNHDVNELMKTQPKSQWPIEQHAADIISKCNTVCDEQRDLALSQSVFSAILTLLVGMIVWEAKDPCMPLVLALFAVVAMSLSSVVQFFSTIQHKPTPDAVALLSFNWFMFGILMYPTLPMFARVSSPIASRFLGRTFNWLSS; translated from the exons ATGCAACTCCACCAAGTGAGCACTGAACTGGAAGATGTTCTGTGGGAAAGAAGAGAACTGGAGAAACAACTCCACATGTCCATCAAAGAATGTAGAATGACTGATGTTATGTTAACAGAACTTAAAAAGGAACATTATGATGCCATTGCTCAGATTGAGCTCTTAGGTGGGGAG GTTCGTGATCTGAAGGACGAAATCCGGAGGATAAAGGAGGTTGAAGGTAAATCGTTTTGGGACGATAAAGGTGTAGATGATGAAACAAAAGGTAGTTATACAGAGAACAGCATAAATTCAAGAACATCATTGCCTAGCCGCTATGGAAACATAAGCCACGGTATGTCTCCAGAAATTATTCAAAATCATGACGTGAACGAACTTATGAAAACCCAGCCAAAAAGTCAGTGGCCTATTGAACAACACGCTGCCGATATTATCTCAAAGTGCAATACTGTTTGTGACGAACAAAGGGATCTTGCTTTGTCCCAAAGCGTGTTTAGTGCAATATTGACGCTGCTAGTTGGAATGATCGTATGGGAAGCTAAAGATCCATGCATGCCTCTCGTTTTAGCTCTTTTTGCTGTTGTTGCTATGTCGTTATCGAGTGTGGTCCAATTCTTCAGCACCATCCAACACAAGCCTACACCTGATGCAGTGGCTCTCTTGAGCTTTAACTGGTTTATGTTCGGGATATTAATGTATCCAACATTGCCTATGTTTGCTCGTGTATCGAGCCCTATAGCTTCGAGGTTCCTGGGACGAACGTTTAATTGGCTCAGTTCATAG
- the LOC140813310 gene encoding uncharacterized protein isoform X1: MAFLFKLVAKPLLLVILSCQFGLQCICVIIQTWIELLRAALYLHLVILWRSAIWVISVLSLPMRAISALYKEKMLHMQLHQVSTELEDVLWERRELEKQLHMSIKECRMTDVMLTELKKEHYDAIAQIELLGGEVRDLKDEIRRIKEVEGKSFWDDKGVDDETKGSYTENSINSRTSLPSRYGNISHGMSPEIIQNHDVNELMKTQPKSQWPIEQHAADIISKCNTVCDEQRDLALSQSVFSAILTLLVGMIVWEAKDPCMPLVLALFAVVAMSLSSVVQFFSTIQHKPTPDAVALLSFNWFMFGILMYPTLPMFARVSSPIASRFLGRTFNWLSS; the protein is encoded by the exons ATGGCATTTTTGTTCAAATTAGTGGCGAAGCCTTTATTGCTGGTTATTCTATCTTGTCAATTTGGTTTGCAATGCATTTGCGTCATCATTcagacgtggatagaactgctGAGAGCTGCTCTCTATCTTCATTTAGTAATACTGTGGCGGTCTGCAATTTGGGTAATATCAGTTTTATCTCTCCCCATGCGGGCAATTTCCGCGTTGTATAAAGAAAAAATG CTACATATGCAACTCCACCAAGTGAGCACTGAACTGGAAGATGTTCTGTGGGAAAGAAGAGAACTGGAGAAACAACTCCACATGTCCATCAAAGAATGTAGAATGACTGATGTTATGTTAACAGAACTTAAAAAGGAACATTATGATGCCATTGCTCAGATTGAGCTCTTAGGTGGGGAG GTTCGTGATCTGAAGGACGAAATCCGGAGGATAAAGGAGGTTGAAGGTAAATCGTTTTGGGACGATAAAGGTGTAGATGATGAAACAAAAGGTAGTTATACAGAGAACAGCATAAATTCAAGAACATCATTGCCTAGCCGCTATGGAAACATAAGCCACGGTATGTCTCCAGAAATTATTCAAAATCATGACGTGAACGAACTTATGAAAACCCAGCCAAAAAGTCAGTGGCCTATTGAACAACACGCTGCCGATATTATCTCAAAGTGCAATACTGTTTGTGACGAACAAAGGGATCTTGCTTTGTCCCAAAGCGTGTTTAGTGCAATATTGACGCTGCTAGTTGGAATGATCGTATGGGAAGCTAAAGATCCATGCATGCCTCTCGTTTTAGCTCTTTTTGCTGTTGTTGCTATGTCGTTATCGAGTGTGGTCCAATTCTTCAGCACCATCCAACACAAGCCTACACCTGATGCAGTGGCTCTCTTGAGCTTTAACTGGTTTATGTTCGGGATATTAATGTATCCAACATTGCCTATGTTTGCTCGTGTATCGAGCCCTATAGCTTCGAGGTTCCTGGGACGAACGTTTAATTGGCTCAGTTCATAG